From Chloracidobacterium sp., the proteins below share one genomic window:
- a CDS encoding DUF4388 domain-containing protein, with amino-acid sequence MPTNLADVKEVLVDVELLTKYRMFDRALALLETAIGVSPKNIELRERACSIAIEQGWRQKAIEHLLSLSSLYIEAGKLEQANSALLNAKRLNPQLSITSRLNALKNIERQPRSLGASPPMPQNLAASSYYAPTRSRALLTGDLSCFSLFDIIQIIENSRITGYLSIQSPGLMGRIYFNDGLIADASTDLLRGIPALKRFAELTTGYFEVEKSAVEYKQNIQTTSNTSLILDILRELDEERSGGSPPIEISLDDAGGADTHIH; translated from the coding sequence ATGCCAACGAATCTGGCCGACGTCAAAGAGGTTTTGGTGGATGTCGAGCTGCTGACCAAATATCGCATGTTCGACCGCGCGCTTGCCTTACTAGAAACGGCGATTGGCGTGTCCCCCAAAAATATTGAGCTCCGAGAGCGTGCATGCAGCATCGCCATCGAGCAGGGGTGGCGGCAGAAGGCGATTGAACATTTGTTGTCTTTGTCGAGTTTGTACATCGAGGCTGGTAAGTTGGAACAAGCCAACTCGGCGTTGCTGAATGCTAAGCGGCTCAACCCGCAACTTTCGATTACCTCACGTTTGAACGCGCTCAAAAACATTGAGCGTCAGCCGCGCTCCCTCGGCGCGTCCCCGCCGATGCCGCAAAATTTGGCGGCGTCAAGTTACTATGCACCAACGCGAAGTCGAGCGTTGCTGACCGGGGACCTGAGCTGTTTCAGCTTGTTCGATATCATTCAAATCATTGAGAACAGCCGCATTACAGGCTACCTTTCAATCCAGTCGCCGGGTCTAATGGGTAGGATTTACTTCAATGACGGCTTGATCGCTGACGCCTCAACCGACCTGCTGCGCGGCATCCCGGCTCTGAAACGATTCGCTGAACTGACCACCGGCTACTTTGAAGTTGAGAAGTCCGCTGTTGAGTACAAACAGAATATTCAGACGACCAGCAATACGAGCCTTATTCTGGACATTTTGCGCGAACTGGACGAAGAACGCTCTGGCGGCAGCCCGCCAATTGAAATCAGTCTTGACGATGCCGGCGGAGCCGACACCCACATTCACTAG
- a CDS encoding divalent-cation tolerance protein CutA, translating into MSHTADIWVVFVTTDTVESARALAQAVVREGCAACVNIVPGVTSIYVWEGAEREDAECLLVIKTTAARYPALEACIRTHHTYDTPEILAIAAGAVFPAYAAWVRQSCEPKASG; encoded by the coding sequence GTGTCTCATACGGCAGACATCTGGGTTGTTTTCGTCACGACGGATACCGTTGAGTCGGCGCGGGCGCTGGCGCAGGCGGTGGTACGGGAAGGCTGTGCGGCGTGCGTGAACATTGTCCCCGGCGTGACTTCCATCTACGTTTGGGAGGGAGCGGAGCGTGAAGACGCCGAGTGCCTTCTGGTGATAAAAACCACGGCGGCACGCTACCCAGCTTTAGAAGCCTGTATTCGAACACACCATACCTACGATACACCAGAAATTCTAGCCATCGCTGCCGGTGCGGTGTTTCCGGCCTATGCCGCCTGGGTTCGGCAGAGTTGTGAACCAAAGGCGTCAGGCTGA
- the holA gene encoding DNA polymerase III subunit delta, giving the protein MKATEFLQLAPTTAPETLYVLTGEDGYLQRACLQALLQRAIPEASLRPFNYSEHDVGQETLSRVLAVARETPLPPARRLVVVRNFDKLTDAEVELLKDYVRRPTPTTTLVFQVDALDKRRTVTTVLLKTATLIDCAALTPEEVRQWITAYARQQGFEPAAATLSVLIGAVGCDLARLTQEMEKLMNYAGQGGRLTPEAAESLVVRSAQEDNFALGEALWQRDAARALRTLHRLLDRGEEPTALVGLLGWQLRQMLTACDLMAADTPREALLRELRMPPHRLNAFLGAVRKQSVTHLRRALIRLQAVDDDLKRGRATPRLLLEIFLCETLVGHSVVSPS; this is encoded by the coding sequence ATGAAGGCGACGGAGTTCCTACAGCTTGCGCCGACGACAGCGCCAGAGACGCTGTATGTGCTCACGGGTGAAGACGGCTATCTTCAGCGCGCTTGCCTGCAGGCGCTGCTGCAGCGGGCGATTCCAGAGGCGAGTCTCCGGCCATTTAATTATTCCGAGCATGACGTTGGGCAAGAAACCCTGAGCCGGGTTTTGGCGGTCGCGCGTGAGACGCCGCTGCCGCCAGCCCGCCGCTTGGTCGTAGTGCGGAACTTTGACAAACTGACTGACGCGGAAGTGGAACTGCTAAAGGACTACGTACGCCGTCCGACGCCGACAACAACACTTGTGTTTCAGGTAGATGCGCTGGATAAGCGCCGGACGGTGACGACGGTGCTGCTCAAGACGGCGACGCTAATTGACTGTGCCGCCCTGACGCCGGAAGAAGTGCGCCAGTGGATCACAGCTTACGCCCGCCAACAAGGCTTTGAGCCGGCGGCGGCGACGTTGAGCGTGCTGATTGGAGCCGTCGGTTGCGACTTGGCGCGTTTGACGCAGGAAATGGAAAAGCTGATGAACTACGCTGGTCAGGGCGGCCGCCTGACCCCAGAGGCCGCAGAGTCGCTTGTGGTACGCTCGGCGCAGGAGGATAACTTCGCTTTGGGCGAAGCGCTCTGGCAGAGGGATGCAGCGCGCGCCCTGCGGACGTTGCATCGGCTGCTTGACCGTGGCGAAGAACCGACGGCGTTAGTTGGGCTGCTAGGCTGGCAGCTGCGACAAATGCTGACGGCCTGCGATTTGATGGCTGCCGACACCCCGCGCGAAGCGTTACTCCGCGAACTGCGGATGCCGCCCCACCGATTGAATGCTTTTCTTGGGGCCGTTCGCAAACAGTCCGTCACCCACTTACGAAGGGCGCTGATCCGTTTGCAAGCGGTGGATGACGACCTCAAGCGCGGACGGGCGACGCCTCGCTTGCTGCTAGAAATCTTCCTTTGTGAGACGTTGGTGGGGCACAGCGTGGTTTCGCCAAGTTAG
- a CDS encoding FxLYD domain-containing protein, which yields MPTPLLLEQDLETDVLNVPNYAVRVETCFAQRLESGDVRITGTVVNTGLTRLQTPYLYFTVHDRFGTLLREEVVAAGVKAIQGGEVVAIDVLIPDCSTSAALVRVLASI from the coding sequence ATGCCGACGCCGCTCCTGCTTGAACAAGACCTTGAAACGGATGTGCTCAACGTTCCCAACTACGCCGTGCGGGTGGAGACCTGCTTCGCTCAGCGGCTTGAATCCGGCGACGTGCGCATTACGGGAACGGTTGTCAACACCGGCCTGACGCGCTTGCAGACGCCCTACCTATACTTCACCGTCCACGATCGCTTTGGAACACTGTTACGTGAGGAAGTGGTGGCTGCCGGTGTCAAGGCGATTCAGGGCGGCGAGGTGGTCGCCATTGATGTTCTTATACCGGATTGTTCAACCAGCGCCGCCTTAGTGCGGGTGCTAGCCTCGATTTGA
- a CDS encoding uroporphyrinogen-III synthase, translating into MAHFGPLHGRHILITRAAHQAAAFVALLEQYGAQVTALPTIAVTEPTSWEALDGALCRLREQAAGMTRHYDWLFFTSANGVAFFLKRLHAHGDDPRRLTQSVRICAIGKGTAKAARDAGFEVALIPTRFNAEGVVESFLTLHEGRVAGLRVLLPRARVAREVLPTALAALGVHLDVVEAYQTVRGDFDPTAWRQRLESGEFDVTAFASASAVTQLVEAFPETPPAALLARTVIACIGPVTTQAARELGLTVAIEPSEATLPALAAAIAAYFSPQREHRPASTDTGA; encoded by the coding sequence ATGGCGCACTTCGGCCCACTGCACGGCAGGCATATCCTTATCACCCGCGCGGCGCATCAAGCGGCTGCTTTTGTCGCGCTGCTTGAACAGTACGGCGCGCAGGTGACGGCGTTGCCCACCATCGCCGTCACGGAACCGACCAGTTGGGAAGCGCTGGACGGCGCACTGTGCCGTCTGCGTGAACAGGCCGCTGGAATGACGCGCCACTACGACTGGCTCTTTTTCACCAGTGCTAACGGTGTGGCGTTCTTTCTCAAACGCCTGCACGCTCACGGCGATGATCCGCGTCGGTTGACGCAGAGCGTTCGGATTTGCGCGATTGGAAAGGGAACCGCCAAGGCGGCACGCGACGCTGGCTTTGAAGTGGCGTTGATCCCAACCCGCTTCAATGCGGAAGGCGTCGTTGAAAGCTTCCTTACCTTGCACGAGGGACGGGTCGCCGGATTGCGCGTTTTGCTGCCGCGTGCGCGGGTGGCGCGCGAAGTGTTACCGACCGCTTTGGCCGCCCTTGGCGTCCACCTTGACGTGGTGGAGGCGTACCAGACGGTGCGGGGCGACTTTGACCCAACCGCTTGGCGTCAGCGTCTGGAGAGCGGTGAATTCGACGTGACGGCGTTCGCCAGCGCCTCGGCGGTGACGCAACTCGTTGAGGCGTTTCCCGAAACGCCACCCGCTGCGCTCCTTGCACGTACCGTCATCGCCTGCATCGGCCCTGTCACGACACAGGCCGCGCGCGAGCTAGGGCTAACGGTCGCCATTGAACCTTCAGAGGCGACATTGCCGGCGCTCGCCGCCGCCATCGCCGCCTATTTTTCGCCGCAACGTGAACACCGTCCGGCGTCAACCGACACCGGAGCTTGA
- a CDS encoding Rieske (2Fe-2S) protein — MPNASATSHPNEQTAAPTDATRRTFIALGVGALGACYAGLIGYPVYQYLATPARKAAAIGAVTQTVLDGADKLPAGSVLMFKFGPNPAMLIHHTDGTWVAFGAVCTHLACTVSYEPEQARIYCACHGGVYDPKTGANVAGPPPKPLTRYKVEVQDGRILVSKV; from the coding sequence ATGCCTAACGCTTCTGCAACCTCGCATCCGAACGAACAAACGGCCGCGCCGACCGACGCCACCCGCCGAACCTTCATCGCCCTTGGCGTCGGCGCGTTGGGCGCATGCTACGCCGGACTCATCGGCTACCCGGTCTATCAGTATCTCGCCACGCCGGCTCGCAAGGCGGCTGCAATCGGCGCGGTTACGCAAACGGTGCTCGACGGCGCCGACAAACTGCCTGCCGGGTCAGTTCTGATGTTCAAGTTCGGCCCGAACCCGGCCATGCTGATTCACCACACCGACGGGACGTGGGTCGCCTTCGGCGCCGTGTGTACGCATTTGGCCTGCACGGTGAGCTACGAACCCGAACAGGCGCGCATTTACTGCGCCTGTCACGGCGGGGTTTACGACCCCAAAACCGGCGCGAACGTCGCCGGCCCGCCCCCCAAACCCCTGACCCGCTACAAGGTGGAGGTGCAAGATGGACGCATCCTGGTCTCCAAAGTCTGA
- a CDS encoding cytochrome bc complex cytochrome b subunit gives MDASWSPKSDAARPRSVAAAVYEWVDERLGLEEMLALARKKTVPDHKYSFWYYWGGISLFFFFVQVFSGVLLLVYYRPGAEAYESVRQITYDVRFGWLIRSAHSWSANLMVFAVFVHMFSVYFMKAYRKPREFGWWSGMALLALTLLFGFSGYLLPMDDLAYFATKVGLEIPAALPLVGTLITDIVRGGPEVNETTIQRFFALHVVILPLIYIPILAFHLWLVQKHGNALPPSEEAKPESERRSIPFFPDFFSLDLGMWLIALNVLSILASLYPWQLGPQADPLAPAPVGIHPEWYFMSQFQVLKVFGRWFPGAAGEALGVSLFTLAIIVWALIPLYDTRTAGGRRAQIATYFGYFALLGMIVFSVWGYLDLR, from the coding sequence ATGGACGCATCCTGGTCTCCAAAGTCTGACGCGGCCCGCCCGCGCTCGGTCGCCGCAGCGGTGTATGAGTGGGTGGACGAACGCCTTGGGCTGGAAGAGATGCTGGCGCTGGCGCGCAAGAAAACCGTCCCCGATCACAAGTATTCGTTCTGGTACTACTGGGGCGGGATTTCACTGTTTTTCTTCTTCGTACAGGTGTTCAGCGGCGTCCTGCTGCTGGTCTATTACCGGCCGGGCGCGGAGGCGTACGAATCCGTTCGGCAGATTACCTACGACGTACGCTTCGGCTGGCTGATTCGCTCGGCGCACTCGTGGTCGGCGAACCTGATGGTGTTCGCCGTTTTCGTCCACATGTTTTCGGTGTACTTCATGAAGGCGTACCGCAAGCCGCGCGAGTTCGGCTGGTGGAGCGGCATGGCGCTGCTGGCGCTCACGCTGCTGTTCGGCTTCAGCGGCTACCTGCTGCCGATGGACGATCTGGCCTATTTCGCCACCAAAGTCGGGCTGGAGATTCCGGCGGCGCTCCCCCTTGTCGGCACGTTGATAACCGACATCGTGCGCGGCGGCCCTGAAGTTAATGAGACCACTATCCAGCGTTTCTTTGCCCTGCATGTCGTGATTCTGCCACTCATTTACATTCCGATTCTCGCCTTTCACCTGTGGCTGGTGCAAAAGCACGGCAACGCGCTGCCGCCCAGCGAGGAAGCAAAGCCGGAAAGCGAACGCCGCAGCATTCCCTTCTTCCCGGATTTCTTCTCGCTGGACTTGGGCATGTGGCTGATCGCGCTGAATGTCCTTTCGATTCTAGCGTCGCTGTACCCGTGGCAGTTGGGGCCGCAGGCTGATCCGCTGGCGCCTGCGCCGGTCGGCATCCATCCTGAATGGTACTTCATGAGCCAGTTTCAGGTGCTCAAGGTCTTTGGGCGCTGGTTTCCGGGCGCAGCCGGTGAGGCGCTGGGCGTCTCGCTCTTTACGCTGGCGATTATCGTCTGGGCGTTGATTCCGCTCTACGACACCCGGACGGCCGGCGGTCGGCGGGCGCAAATTGCGACCTATTTCGGTTATTTCGCCCTGCTGGGAATGATCGTGTTCAGCGTTTGGGGCTACCTTGACCTCAGGTAG
- a CDS encoding cytochrome ubiquinol oxidase subunit I: MNYPFWDVPLIGSGWVIGLIAILHVMISHFAVGGGFYLPMAEAKAIREGREDWLRAIRDHARFFIILTGVFGAVSGVGIWFAIGLAHPESTSTLIHNFVFGWAIEWVFFVVELTAAAVYYYGWDALPRRTHLMVGWIYAFCAWMSLVIINGILTFMLTPGASWLGAAGTGQEATYFWQAFFNPTYFPSLVLRTLVCISMAGVYALITASRIDPLAEPQLKDELIRWSAKWLVPSFIFVPICFFWYLASVPESQRALLNLGISTIGQGTFTQVTRAATVVVMTSATILAFVYFSAWRNSRHFNLGRALCVLFLAFAATAAAEHSREMLRKPFVVGEHMYSNGIRKQEVEKFNREGYLTHSMWLKTDAPPVSLRRIAFGGTVEPDVAANLARGELMFRGQCLACHTVEGYRPIARLLQGRDRQAIASFLKTLHENKPDSPYRSYMPPLVGTPDEIEALTDYLDALINHRVKHSHVVQVRPPHP; encoded by the coding sequence ATGAACTATCCATTCTGGGATGTCCCGTTGATTGGCAGCGGCTGGGTCATCGGGCTGATCGCCATCTTGCACGTGATGATTTCACATTTCGCCGTGGGCGGCGGCTTTTACCTGCCGATGGCGGAAGCCAAGGCGATTCGGGAAGGCCGCGAAGATTGGCTGCGCGCCATCCGCGATCATGCGCGCTTTTTTATCATTCTGACCGGCGTGTTCGGTGCCGTGTCCGGCGTTGGCATCTGGTTCGCCATCGGCTTGGCTCACCCGGAATCCACCAGCACGCTGATTCACAACTTCGTGTTCGGCTGGGCGATTGAATGGGTGTTTTTCGTCGTCGAGCTGACGGCGGCGGCCGTCTATTACTATGGCTGGGACGCACTCCCGCGCCGCACCCATCTAATGGTTGGGTGGATTTATGCCTTCTGCGCGTGGATGAGCCTGGTCATCATCAACGGCATTCTAACCTTCATGCTCACGCCGGGCGCGAGCTGGCTCGGCGCAGCCGGTACGGGACAGGAAGCCACTTACTTCTGGCAGGCGTTTTTCAACCCGACCTATTTCCCCAGCCTTGTTCTGCGAACGTTGGTCTGCATCTCGATGGCGGGCGTTTACGCCTTGATTACCGCCAGCCGGATTGATCCGCTCGCAGAGCCGCAGCTCAAAGACGAACTCATCCGGTGGTCGGCCAAGTGGCTTGTGCCGTCGTTCATTTTCGTGCCGATTTGCTTCTTCTGGTACTTGGCAAGCGTGCCGGAGTCGCAACGCGCTCTGCTTAATCTGGGCATTTCGACCATCGGGCAGGGTACGTTCACCCAGGTGACGCGCGCCGCGACAGTGGTGGTCATGACTTCGGCGACAATTCTGGCGTTTGTGTACTTCTCGGCGTGGCGCAACTCACGGCACTTCAACTTGGGGCGCGCGTTATGCGTGCTGTTTCTAGCCTTCGCCGCCACGGCGGCGGCGGAACACTCGCGAGAAATGCTGCGCAAGCCGTTCGTCGTCGGCGAACACATGTACTCCAACGGCATTCGCAAGCAGGAAGTGGAGAAGTTCAACCGCGAGGGTTATCTAACCCATTCGATGTGGCTGAAAACCGACGCGCCGCCGGTCTCGCTGCGCCGCATCGCCTTTGGCGGGACAGTTGAACCAGATGTCGCCGCCAACCTCGCGCGCGGCGAGTTAATGTTTCGTGGGCAATGTCTTGCCTGCCACACAGTGGAAGGCTACCGCCCGATTGCGCGCCTGCTGCAAGGACGCGACCGGCAGGCGATTGCATCATTTTTGAAGACGCTGCACGAAAACAAGCCGGATTCACCGTACCGGAGCTACATGCCGCCGCTAGTCGGGACGCCCGATGAGATCGAGGCGCTCACCGATTATCTTGACGCGCTCATCAACCACCGCGTCAAGCACAGCCACGTCGTGCAAGTCCGCCCACCGCATCCGTAA
- the secA gene encoding preprotein translocase subunit SecA, translated as MLIDKILAKIFGSANDRYLKRIRPLVAAINDREPKMQALSDAELQAQTARFKERLDQGESLDDLLPDAFAVVREASRRTTGMRHFDVQLIGGIVLHQGRIAEMRTGEGKTLVATLPVYLNALLGRGVHVVTVNDYLAKRDAEWMGKIYRFLGLSVGVIQNYMHDDERRDAYNCDITYGMNNEFGFDYLRDNMKYSVKSCVQRGHFYAIVDEVDSILIDEARTPLIIAGPSDESSEKYYLANDVIPKLDPATDYLVDEKTHTAALTESGIARVERLLGVDNLYAPEHFELLHCVNQALKAHTLYHRDKEYMVRDGQVIIVDEHTGRPMEGRRWSDGLHQAVEAKEGVKIEAETQTLATITLQNYFRMYEKLAGMTGTAETEAAEFAKIYNLEVTVIPTHRPMIRQDYPDLIYRTAEEKWNAIVEEVKERYQKGQPVLVGTASVANSELVSRKLTAIGIPHNVLNAKYHEREAEIVAQAGRKGAVTIATNMAGRGTDILLGGNPEFLTDAELRRQGRDPATVPPEERRALFEQIKAQTDREHAEVVALGGLHIIGSERHESRRIDNQLRGRAGRQGDPGSSRFYLSLEDDLMRIFGGDRLKKIMLTLGMEEGVAIESRMVSRRVEAAQKSVEAHNFSIRKHLLEYDDVMNLQRETIYNLRRELMEGAEGGREFIHLAEDLLADVIHRYLHGRPEEWDIEGLRVALLDIYAFDCEAEKLDFERLSRDEIREKVWQTVLERYKAREAKVGAENLRQLERHVMLNIVDAHWKKHLAALDHLKEGVGLRGYGQKDPLIEYKKESTRMFEEMIDRMDEECVRLLMNMRVEVVEEATFDLTAADAEAEDESAEFEVAEETPLPPRLATARPLSAKLRTPTLRQTPGQVYTAANAGAARAGEGGTFVRRTPKIGRNAPCPCGSGKKYKNCHGA; from the coding sequence ATGCTGATTGACAAGATTCTCGCTAAAATTTTCGGTAGCGCCAATGACCGCTACCTCAAGCGGATTCGCCCGCTTGTGGCGGCGATCAACGACCGCGAACCCAAGATGCAGGCGCTCTCGGATGCGGAATTGCAGGCCCAAACGGCGCGATTCAAAGAACGCCTTGACCAAGGTGAATCGCTTGACGACCTCCTGCCGGACGCCTTCGCCGTCGTACGAGAAGCTTCGCGGCGTACCACTGGTATGCGCCATTTTGATGTTCAGCTCATCGGCGGCATCGTACTCCATCAAGGCCGCATCGCTGAGATGCGCACTGGGGAAGGCAAAACGCTGGTCGCCACGCTGCCTGTTTACCTCAACGCCCTGCTGGGACGCGGCGTGCATGTCGTCACCGTCAATGATTACCTTGCCAAACGTGACGCGGAGTGGATGGGTAAGATTTACCGCTTCCTCGGCCTCTCAGTGGGCGTGATCCAAAACTACATGCATGACGACGAGCGGCGCGACGCCTACAACTGCGATATCACGTACGGGATGAATAATGAGTTTGGCTTCGACTACCTGCGCGACAACATGAAGTACTCCGTCAAGTCATGTGTCCAGCGCGGTCACTTCTACGCCATCGTGGACGAAGTGGATTCAATCCTCATTGACGAAGCCCGCACGCCGCTCATCATTGCCGGCCCGTCCGACGAATCGAGTGAAAAGTACTACCTTGCTAATGATGTCATCCCTAAGCTCGATCCCGCCACTGACTACCTTGTTGACGAAAAGACCCACACGGCGGCGCTGACGGAAAGCGGAATTGCGCGCGTTGAGCGACTGCTTGGTGTGGACAACCTCTACGCCCCGGAGCATTTTGAGCTGCTGCATTGCGTCAATCAGGCGCTCAAGGCCCATACGCTTTACCACCGCGACAAGGAATACATGGTACGGGATGGGCAGGTCATTATCGTGGACGAGCACACTGGTCGCCCGATGGAAGGCCGGCGCTGGTCGGATGGCCTGCATCAGGCGGTGGAGGCCAAGGAAGGCGTCAAAATCGAGGCGGAAACCCAGACGCTGGCGACGATCACGCTTCAGAACTACTTCCGCATGTACGAAAAGCTGGCCGGCATGACTGGGACGGCGGAAACTGAAGCGGCGGAATTCGCCAAGATTTACAATCTGGAAGTCACCGTTATCCCCACACACCGGCCGATGATCCGCCAGGACTATCCCGACCTCATTTACCGTACGGCGGAAGAGAAATGGAACGCCATTGTCGAAGAGGTCAAGGAACGGTACCAAAAAGGCCAGCCGGTCTTGGTAGGAACGGCTTCGGTCGCCAACTCTGAACTTGTGTCGCGCAAGCTCACCGCCATCGGCATTCCACACAACGTCCTCAACGCCAAATACCACGAACGTGAGGCGGAGATTGTTGCCCAGGCAGGGCGCAAAGGCGCGGTCACGATTGCGACTAACATGGCCGGGCGCGGCACTGACATTCTGTTGGGCGGCAACCCGGAATTTCTAACCGACGCCGAACTGCGCCGACAGGGACGCGACCCAGCTACTGTTCCCCCGGAGGAACGGCGGGCGCTGTTTGAGCAAATCAAAGCGCAAACCGATCGAGAACACGCCGAAGTCGTTGCCCTAGGTGGGCTACATATTATCGGCAGTGAACGTCATGAATCGCGGCGGATTGACAACCAGCTTCGCGGACGCGCCGGGCGGCAGGGCGATCCCGGCTCATCCCGTTTTTACCTCTCCCTCGAAGACGACTTGATGCGGATTTTCGGCGGCGATCGCCTCAAGAAAATTATGCTGACGCTGGGGATGGAGGAGGGCGTCGCTATTGAAAGCCGCATGGTGTCACGTCGGGTGGAGGCGGCGCAGAAGTCGGTCGAAGCCCATAATTTCTCGATCCGCAAGCACCTACTCGAATACGACGACGTCATGAACCTCCAGCGCGAGACCATCTACAACTTGCGGCGCGAGTTGATGGAAGGCGCGGAGGGCGGACGCGAGTTCATCCACTTGGCGGAAGACCTGCTGGCGGATGTGATTCACCGCTACCTGCACGGACGACCGGAAGAGTGGGACATTGAGGGGCTGCGTGTGGCGCTGCTTGACATCTACGCCTTCGACTGCGAGGCGGAAAAACTCGATTTTGAGCGGCTAAGCCGCGACGAGATTCGTGAAAAGGTGTGGCAAACCGTTCTGGAACGGTACAAGGCGCGGGAAGCCAAAGTTGGCGCCGAAAACCTGCGCCAACTGGAACGCCACGTGATGCTTAACATTGTTGACGCCCACTGGAAAAAGCATCTGGCCGCTCTTGACCACCTGAAAGAAGGCGTTGGGTTGCGCGGGTACGGTCAGAAGGACCCGCTGATTGAGTACAAGAAAGAGTCCACCCGGATGTTCGAGGAAATGATTGACCGGATGGACGAAGAGTGCGTCCGCCTCTTGATGAACATGCGCGTCGAGGTCGTGGAGGAGGCGACGTTTGACCTGACAGCGGCCGACGCCGAAGCAGAGGATGAGAGCGCCGAATTTGAAGTCGCCGAAGAAACACCGCTGCCGCCGCGCTTGGCGACAGCGCGCCCCCTGTCCGCCAAACTCAGGACGCCGACCCTGCGCCAAACGCCTGGGCAGGTTTACACGGCGGCCAACGCCGGGGCAGCGCGCGCTGGAGAAGGCGGGACGTTTGTGCGTCGCACACCTAAAATTGGACGCAACGCGCCCTGTCCGTGTGGCTCAGGTAAAAAGTACAAAAACTGTCACGGTGCCTAA